In one window of Hevea brasiliensis isolate MT/VB/25A 57/8 chromosome 10, ASM3005281v1, whole genome shotgun sequence DNA:
- the LOC131183767 gene encoding protein SENSITIVE TO PROTON RHIZOTOXICITY 1-like produces the protein MSNPAESAAFPTEYSIPVGGADPHVPLLNLSTVRVRMDYLQQFLSESVNNNTLISKAQMDMVSAEISSAIHQIIVNGAALLACSQQVIELPAAAKPPEILSDPPDLKFATKTSNSSDSSSNKGNQVAEFSLKVEERDDFDVDYDIVELDAVELLAEHVHFCEICGKGFKRDANLRMHMRAHGNQFKTPEALAKPVKGSESSAAATRKTRFSCPFEGCNRNKKHKKFRPLKSVICVRNHFKRSHCPKMYSCNRCNKKSFSVVADLKSHLKHCGETRWKCSCGTTFSRKDKLFAHMALFEDHMPAVVGEDDNRAKGGVVAMGEDEEGEVPVKEGELLGNCADNGFIEGLLDGFASIEGYNLEDVLGSPRNGWGSGMEDLCGIGRS, from the coding sequence ATGTCCAATCCGGCCGAATCTGCAGCTTTTCCGACGGAATATTCTATCCCGGTGGGTGGCGCCGACCCTCATGTTCCTCTCCTGAATCTCTCCACGGTGCGAGTGAGAATGGATTATCTGCAGCAGTTCCTGTCAGAATCGGTCAACAACAATACTTTAATCAGCAAAGCTCAGATGGATATGGTCTCCGCTGAGATCTCCTCCGCCATCCACCAGATTATAGTCAATGGCGCTGCACTTCTCGCGTGTTCCCAACAGGTGATCGAGCTTCCCGCTGCCGCTAAGCCCCCGGAGATACTTTCAGATCCACCTGATCTGAAATTTGCAACTAAAACCTCTAATTCGTCGGACAGTAGCTCCAATAAAGGAAATCAGGTGGCAGAGTTCAGTTTAAAAGTGGAAGAAAGGGATGATTTTGATGTTGACTATGACATAGTGGAGCTTGATGCGGTGGAATTGCTGGCGGAGCACGTTCATTTCTGCGAGATATGTGGGAAAGGGTTCAAGCGAGACGCCAATCTGCGCATGCACATGCGGGCCCATGGAAACCAGTTCAAAACTCCCGAGGCGCTAGCCAAGCCCGTTAAGGGAAGCGAATCATCGGCGGCGGCTACGAGGAAAACGCGGTTCTCGTGTCCCTTCGAGGGGTGTAATCGAAACAAGAAGCACAAGAAGTTCCGGCCACTTAAATCGGTGATTTGCGTGAGGAATCATTTCAAGAGGAGCCATTGTCCCAAGATGTACTCTTGCAATCGTTGCAACAAGAAGAGTTTCTCTGTTGTGGCGGATTTGAAGAGCCACTTAAAGCACTGTGGAGAGACAAGGTGGAAGTGCTCATGCGGAACTACTTTCTCGAGGAAAGATAAGTTGTTTGCGCACATGGCGTTGTTTGAAGACCACATGCCAGCTGTTGTTGGGGAAGACGACAATAGGGCCAAGGGCGGCGTCGTAGCTATGGGGGAGGATGAAGAGGGGGAAGTGCCGGTGAAAGAAGGGGAATTACTGGGTAATTGTGCGGATAATGGGTTTATTGAGGGATTGCTTGATGGGTTTGCTTCTATTGAAGGGTACAATTTGGAGGACGTTTTGGGGTCTCCTAGGAACGGCTGGGGTAGTGGAATGGAGGACTTGTGTGGTATTGGGCGGAGCTAG